A genomic segment from Gavia stellata isolate bGavSte3 chromosome 4, bGavSte3.hap2, whole genome shotgun sequence encodes:
- the TAB1 gene encoding TGF-beta-activated kinase 1 and MAP3K7-binding protein 1 isoform X1 — MAAQRRSLLQSEQQPSWTDDLPSCHLSGVGSAPNRSYSADGKGTEGHPLEDNWLKFRSENNCYLYGVFNGYDGNRVTNFVGQRLSAELLLGQLHADHSDADVRRVLLQAFDVVERSFLESIDDALAEKASLQSQLPEGVPHHQLPPQYQKIVERLKVVEQEISGGAMAIVAVVLNNKLYIANVGTNRALLCKSTVDGLQVTQLNVDHTTENEDELFRFSQLGLDAGKIKQVGTIRGQESTRRIGDYKVKYGYTDIELLSAAKSKPIIAEPEIHGGHSLDGVTGFLVLMSEGLYKALEAAHGPGQANQEIAAMIATEFAKQTSLDAVAQAVVDRVKRIHCDTFASGGERSKFCPRHEDMTLLVRNFGYPLGEMSQPTLTPTQGGRVYPVSVPYSSSQSTSKTSVTLSLVMPSQGQMVNGAHSSSTLDEATPTLTNQSPTVTLQSTNTHTQSSSSSSDGGLFRSRPTHSLQPDEDGRVEPYVDFAEFYRLWNMDHGEQGALTVS, encoded by the exons ATGGCGGCCCAGAGGAGGAGTCTGCTGCAGAGT GAACAGCAGCCCAGTTGGACAGATGACTTGCCATCCTGCCATCTCTCCGGGGTGGGCTCAGCTCCAAACCGTTCCTACAGTGCAGATGGCAAGGGGACAGAGGGTCATCCCTTGGAAGATAACTGGTTAAAATTCAG GAGCGAGAACAATTGCTACCTCTATGGTGTCTTCAACGGCTATGATGGCAACCGAGTCACCAACTTTGTGGGTCAGAGGCTGTCTGCAGAATTGCTGCTGGGCCAGCTACATGCAGATCACAGTGATGCTGATGTGCGTCGAGTTCTGCTGCAG GCTTTTGATGTGGTGGAAAGAAGTTTCCTGGAGTCCATTGATGATGCCCTGGCAGAGAAGGCTAGCCTGCAGTCCCAGCTACCAGAG GGTGTCCCTCACCACCAGCTGCCTCCTCAGTACCAGAAGATTGTGGAGAGATTGAAGGTCGTAGAACAGGAGATCTCTGGAGGAGCTATGGCTATTGTGGCTGTAGTTCTCAACAACAAGCTCTATATCGCCAACGTGG GTACCAATCGGGCACTGTTATGCAAGTCCACGGTGGATGGACTGCAGGTGACTCAGCTCAATGTGGACCATACAACAGAGAATGAGGATGAACTTTTTCGTTTCTCCCAGCTGG GCTTGGatgcagggaaaataaaacaagtggGAACCATTCGTGGGCAGGAAAGCACTCGGCGCATCGGAGATTACAAAGTCAAATACGGCTATACTGATATTGAACTGCTCAG TGCTGCTAAATCTAAGCCCATCATAGCAGAGCCTGAAATCCACGGAGGGCACTCGCTGGATGGGGTGACTGGCTTCTTGGTGCTCATGTCTGAAGGGCTCTACAAAGCGCTGGAAGCAGCTCATGGTCCTGGACAGGCCAACCAG GAAATTGCAGCTATGATAGCCACAGAGTTTGCCAAGCAGACATCGCTGGATGCTGTGGCACAAGCAGTAGTGGACCGGGTTAAGCGGATCCACTGTGACACTTTTGCCAGTGGTGGGGAACGGTCCAAATTCTGTCCCCGGCATGAAGACATGACGCTGCTTGTGAGGAATTTTGGGTACCCCCTGGGTGAGATGAGCCAGCCCACACTGACACCAACACAAG GAGGCCGTGTCTACCCAGTCTCTGTGCCGTATTCCAGCTCCCAAAGCACAAGCAAGACGAGTGTCACGCTGTCTCTTGTCATGCCTTCCCAAGGCCAGATGGTCAATGGTGCCCACAGCAGCTCAACTCTGGATGAAGCCACCCCCACCCTCACTAA CCAAAGCCCCACTGTGACGCTCCAGTCAACTAATACTCACACACAGAGTAGCAGCTCAAGTTCAGATGGGGGTCTCTTCCGTTCCCGACCCACCCACTCACTCCAGCCAGATGAAGATGGGCGTGTGGAGCCCTATGTGGATTTTGCAGAGTTTTACCGGCTTTGGAACATGGACCATGGCGAGCAGGGAGCACTGACTGTGTCCTAA
- the TAB1 gene encoding TGF-beta-activated kinase 1 and MAP3K7-binding protein 1 isoform X2, giving the protein MAAQRRSLLQSEQQPSWTDDLPSCHLSGVGSAPNRSYSADGKGTEGHPLEDNWLKFRSENNCYLYGVFNGYDGNRVTNFVGQRLSAELLLGQLHADHSDADVRRVLLQAFDVVERSFLESIDDALAEKASLQSQLPEGVPHHQLPPQYQKIVERLKVVEQEISGGAMAIVAVVLNNKLYIANVGTNRALLCKSTVDGLQVTQLNVDHTTENEDELFRFSQLGLDAGKIKQVGTIRGQESTRRIGDYKVKYGYTDIELLSAAKSKPIIAEPEIHGGHSLDGVTGFLVLMSEGLYKALEAAHGPGQANQEIAAMIATEFAKQTSLDAVAQAVVDRVKRIHCDTFASGGERSKFCPRHEDMTLLVRNFGYPLGEMSQPTLTPSPFSGGRVYPVSVPYSSSQSTSKTSVTLSLVMPSQGQMVNGAHSSSTLDEATPTLTNQSPTVTLQSTNTHTQSSSSSSDGGLFRSRPTHSLQPDEDGRVEPYVDFAEFYRLWNMDHGEQGALTVS; this is encoded by the exons ATGGCGGCCCAGAGGAGGAGTCTGCTGCAGAGT GAACAGCAGCCCAGTTGGACAGATGACTTGCCATCCTGCCATCTCTCCGGGGTGGGCTCAGCTCCAAACCGTTCCTACAGTGCAGATGGCAAGGGGACAGAGGGTCATCCCTTGGAAGATAACTGGTTAAAATTCAG GAGCGAGAACAATTGCTACCTCTATGGTGTCTTCAACGGCTATGATGGCAACCGAGTCACCAACTTTGTGGGTCAGAGGCTGTCTGCAGAATTGCTGCTGGGCCAGCTACATGCAGATCACAGTGATGCTGATGTGCGTCGAGTTCTGCTGCAG GCTTTTGATGTGGTGGAAAGAAGTTTCCTGGAGTCCATTGATGATGCCCTGGCAGAGAAGGCTAGCCTGCAGTCCCAGCTACCAGAG GGTGTCCCTCACCACCAGCTGCCTCCTCAGTACCAGAAGATTGTGGAGAGATTGAAGGTCGTAGAACAGGAGATCTCTGGAGGAGCTATGGCTATTGTGGCTGTAGTTCTCAACAACAAGCTCTATATCGCCAACGTGG GTACCAATCGGGCACTGTTATGCAAGTCCACGGTGGATGGACTGCAGGTGACTCAGCTCAATGTGGACCATACAACAGAGAATGAGGATGAACTTTTTCGTTTCTCCCAGCTGG GCTTGGatgcagggaaaataaaacaagtggGAACCATTCGTGGGCAGGAAAGCACTCGGCGCATCGGAGATTACAAAGTCAAATACGGCTATACTGATATTGAACTGCTCAG TGCTGCTAAATCTAAGCCCATCATAGCAGAGCCTGAAATCCACGGAGGGCACTCGCTGGATGGGGTGACTGGCTTCTTGGTGCTCATGTCTGAAGGGCTCTACAAAGCGCTGGAAGCAGCTCATGGTCCTGGACAGGCCAACCAG GAAATTGCAGCTATGATAGCCACAGAGTTTGCCAAGCAGACATCGCTGGATGCTGTGGCACAAGCAGTAGTGGACCGGGTTAAGCGGATCCACTGTGACACTTTTGCCAGTGGTGGGGAACGGTCCAAATTCTGTCCCCGGCATGAAGACATGACGCTGCTTGTGAGGAATTTTGGGTACCCCCTGGGTGAGATGAGCCAGCCCACACTGACACC ttctcccttctcaGGAGGCCGTGTCTACCCAGTCTCTGTGCCGTATTCCAGCTCCCAAAGCACAAGCAAGACGAGTGTCACGCTGTCTCTTGTCATGCCTTCCCAAGGCCAGATGGTCAATGGTGCCCACAGCAGCTCAACTCTGGATGAAGCCACCCCCACCCTCACTAA CCAAAGCCCCACTGTGACGCTCCAGTCAACTAATACTCACACACAGAGTAGCAGCTCAAGTTCAGATGGGGGTCTCTTCCGTTCCCGACCCACCCACTCACTCCAGCCAGATGAAGATGGGCGTGTGGAGCCCTATGTGGATTTTGCAGAGTTTTACCGGCTTTGGAACATGGACCATGGCGAGCAGGGAGCACTGACTGTGTCCTAA